GTGCCCGACATCGTGTTCGTTGACTCTGGCGCACTTGTCAGTGCCGTTGTGTCCGCTCTCAACTCGGGGATCGTCATTATCGCGCCGGTCGGCGATGCGCACCCGACCCAGCCGCCGGATGCCGATATGCCCTCGCCGGAATGGCTCACCCCCTACCCCGCGGCGTACGACGGGGTGATCGGTGTCGGGTCGGTGGGCCAAAACGGTCTGCGGGCCCAGACCTCGCAGGTCGGCCCGTACGTCGACCTCGTCGCTCCCGGCGAGGGGGTCATCTCTACCGGGATCGGCGGGCACGACGTATTCAAGGGCACGCCATTCGCTGCTGGCTACGTCGCCGCGGCGGCCGCGTTGCTGCTGTCGGAGCCCGAGTTCTCATCCGCGGTTTCGCTGGCGCAGCGCCCCGCAGCCGTTGAGCAGCGGTTGACCGGCACGGCAAGTCCGGTCTCGGGTTACTTCGGCGCGCTGGGCTACGGAGCCGGGCTCGTCGATCCTTATCGGGCGCTGACCGAGCCGATGACCGGTCTCGCGCCGGCCTCCCAGGCGCCGTACTCCGAGCCGGCGATCGATCCTGACGTGGCTGCGCGAGAGGCGTCCAGTGAGCGTGCCGCCTCGAACTCGTCGGCGCTCGGCTGGATCAGCCTCGCGGCGCTCGCTGGAGCGTTGTGCGTGATCTGGTTCGTGCGCCGCAGCCGCCACCACGGCTTCCGCCCGGTCATAGCGAGTCCCACCGACGACGTGGAGCGCGATCGCGAGGTTGAGTTCATCCCCGGCGAAAAGCTGTTTGGCGCCCCAGAGGAACCCAAGTAGAAAGCCGAGAGGGCGGGGACCGCGATGTGCCGGTCCCCGCCCTCTCGGTGCGAGCGTGTTACGCGCTCAGGATGTTCGTGTTCTGCTTCTCAGCGCCCTGCGCGATCTCCGCCGACGCGCCCAGGTTGGTCTTGAACTTCTCCAACGCCTGCTTGATCTGGGTGCCCGCGTCGTCCCACTGCTTCTGGCGGGTGTCGTACGCGGCACGAGCCGACGCAGACTCCCACGTCGACTTCAGCGCGTTGCCGTCGGTGTTGATCTGGCTCAGCTCACTGTCCAACGCGCTGATCGCGTTGCCGATCGAGCCGACACCGTCATTCTGGATGTTCCAGTCGACGGCGTAAGTGCTGTCCATGCTCATGTCTTAGGTCTCCTCAGAGAGATGTGTCAGGCTATTGACGTAGTCGAGGTGAGTCTCAGGCTGATCCGGCGCTGAGCCCAGAGGTGATGCCACTCGCCTCGGAGGCGACGGTGTTCATCTGCTGGCCGGCGTCCGAGTCGGCGGTCGCGTAAACCTTGCCGACCAGACCGATGTCGGCGCCCAGGCCGTGCAGCGCCTGGCTCAACTTCTTAGCTTCGCTCTCGACGGTCTGCTTCGTCTGCTGGAACGACGATCCGCCGACGCCCTTCCAGGTGCTTTCCAGTGGAGCGAGCCCGTTCATGAGCTGGGTGAGCATTCCCGTGATGCGATCTGCCGCGTCACCAGCCGCAGTTGCGAACTGTTCGGGAGAACCTGACTGTACTGAAGTTCCGGTTGATCCGGTCATCGAATCTGTGCCCTCGTTTCGGTGTCGTGGGGTCTGCGGCGCACCTTCACAGCGGCGCCGACCGTTTGGACGCACACCAACCTATCGAGTTCCATGCGAATTCGATAGGTAATCCGCCAAAGGTTTACCCGCAGTTGACGTTTGGTTTTGCCCGTTGGGCAACCGTGCCGAACCGCTAACTCGGCGTCCCAGCCGCCTTCTTGTCCAGTGCTGAGCCCTCCGGGATGCGCGCGACCAGGCTGGCGGGCATCAGCACCGGCTCGACGCTCGTCAGCCCGAGCGACTGGAGCGCCTCATCGTCCGGGATCGCCCACTTCCGGCCCTCGTCGGTCACGAGGTAGAGCGGGCCTTCCTCGGCGGTCGGCGACATGACCGACCGCACGAGCGCGGCACTGCCGCTCGGCGTAAGAACCTGGTCGGCGAGCACCGCTCCGTTTTGCGTGCGTTGCGGAGTCGCGGTCGCGGTGTCTGCGCCCTCGACCTGTGCCTCGACCGCGATATCGATCTCGGCCGTTCCGCTGCTAAACGACGCGCAGATCGTCGAGGTCTTTCCCTGCACGAGCGCAGGAGCTGGCGGGACGCGAGGCGGGTCGCTGAACTGCGGATCGCCGAGCTGGTCGTGCGGGAGCTGGTTGGCTTGGGCGGCCGGAATCTCAATCGCCTCGATCGCGGCGCCCGGGTACGCCGTCGACAGGGTCGGATCGGCCAAGGTGATGAGGGCTTGGACTTCGCTGATCGCCTGTAACCCCTCGTCCAGCACGAGGTAGTACGACGAAGCGTCCGAGCCCGAGGAGGTCATCACTATCTGGCCGACGAGCAAGCCCGAAGCCGTCGATGAGGGTTGGCCACGTCCGGCTGGTGCCGACGGGGCGAGGGTCCCTCCGTCCGGCAGCGCCGTCAGCATGGCCGTGCCAGCCTCGATCTGCGGCACGTCACGCAGGCCCAGGCCGGTCAGCACCGCCGTCGGGTCCGCCGCCAAGAACCGATGTCCATTCCAGACCAGGTACACCGCGCCGGCCTCGATGTCATTGACCACCGCGATCGAGTCGTCGATCGGGATCCCCGACGAGCGCTCGCGACCGACGACCAGCGCCGTACTCGGCACGAGCTCGCCACTTTGCGTCTGGGCCGGAAGCGAGCACAAGGTCCACGGACCGGTGAGGAAATCGTCGGTGGGTGGGATCGAGTCCGGCGCGTCGGGGATCCCCAAGCGGGGGCCGCGAGGCGCTCCTTCCAGCGACGCGTGTGACACCTCGACGATCTGCGAGGTGCCCACCAGCAGGGCGCCGGAGGCCAGGTTGAGTACCGGGTGTAGCAGGAACTCGCCGGTCTCCGGGTTCTTCAGCCAGACGAACTGCGCGCCGGTGTCTTCCTCGACGATGACCTTGCCCTCGGACTTCCACGTCTTGTTGCCGCCGGGATTGATCACCCCGATGACACCGGTGATGGCAAGGGCGATCACGGCCACCATGATGCTGGCGAACATTGTCCCGCCGAGCCGACGCAGCGGGACCTGCGCCGGGTCGGTCTCGCGCAGCACGAGTCCGGAGACCACGCGCTGCACGGTGAACTGATACGACTGGTAGATGTCGCGGCGGGAGGCCATCGGCTATCCGTAGAGTCCGCGGAGATAGCCGAAAAGCCCGACAACCAGACACATCACCGGCACGATGCCGACGGCGATGAGTACGTCGAAGATGTCGGCCAGCCGGCCCAGGACCGGGCTCGGGGGCTGCACCGCGAAATAGCGGCTAAGCCCGATCACGATGAGGCCTACGACGAGCAGCGCCGGGACCAGCGTATAGGCGTAGCTGGTCGTCGTAGAGCCGGCCACCGAGAGCACCGTAGCGACGAGTCCGAGGATTCCGGCCGCGAGCAACGGTGCCCGGTGTCGGATCGTCGGGAACAGCCGCGCTCGCAACAGCGACGAGATCGACGCCAGTATTACCAGGATGAAGGCGGAGATATCGCCCGCGAGCGCGAGTGCGAACTGGGTGACAACCGCAACCACGGCCGAGCCAGTGAGCAGCCCGGTGAGAATCTCGTCCGATCGGCGTACTGACCCGTGAACATCAGCCAATGCCGGCTGGGGTGGGTCAGCCAGCAGCTCTTCGGCCGTGCGGGGCAGTGGCGGGACCGGCAGCTTGCCGAGCCGGATCGACAGCAACGGCCACGCCGGCGTCACGACGAGCACGAGGGTAAGCGCGATCGCCGATGCCGAGATCCCGCCGATCGCATCGGCGTACGCGAGGGCTGCGGAGATCATCGTGACCACCCCGACGAGGGCGCCCGCGACGAGTAGCTCGACCCGGTGGCCGACCGCGGCGATACCGAGGATCGCGGTGAGGGTGAGCAACGCTCCCGCACTGAGGAAGTGCGACGCCTCCAACTCGGTGAGTGACCGCGTACCGGCAAACAGCAGCAGGCCGCCCGCGCCGGCGAAGAGTACGGCGCCGGCGCTTGCGAGCATGGCGGCCGCCTGGTCGGCGAACGCGCGCGAGAACGCGTAGCTGGTTGCCAGCAGAGCGGCCGCGCCGCCGATCGCGACCAGACTCGGCCCGCGCCACGGGGGTCCGGAGGTTGCCAGCAAGGCGAGGGCCAGCACCAACGCGGTCGCCGCCGCGACCGTGCCGGCTCGCCGGGTCGCCGCCGCTCCCCAGACGCGTGTCTGGCTGCGCGCGCCGGTTGCGATGGCATCCACGACGTCGTCGTAGTCAAGCGGTGGCCAGTCTTTTTGGCGAGGGACCAGGTGCAGGATCTGCCCGTCGCGGATCGACTGCTCGGAGAGCGTCTTCTCGAAGTCGATCGCATCACCGTCGGTCGTGCGCAGGATCCAGCCGCCCGTGCGCTGGCCATCATCGGCGAGCCCATCGCCGGAGATTCGCAGGAGCGTCACCATCAACTCGATGACGGGGACCGACTCCGGCAACGCGACATCGACGCGGCGGGTTGGAGTGGCGACAGTGATCTTGGCCAGTCCGTCGTTCAGCGGTGCGGTCACGTTTTTCCAGCGGGTGAGACGTCGTGGACAGGCGCACGCACGTCTATGCCGGGGCGCGCCGTGGTTAGCATAGTGTCTCGCCAGGCGGCTGCTCTCGCGGTCGTGTCTAACGCAGAAGGACTCACCGTTGGGGACTGTGATCGTGCGGCGTCAGCCGCGCCGCGATGCGCCTGAGCTACCCGTAGGAGAGGTAGTCATCGATCCTCCTCCGGAGATACCAAAGGCATCCGGCAAGGGCTGGGGCCAGATGATGATGATGCTTCCCATGCTTGCCGGCGCGGGGGCGATGGCGCTCATGTTCAGCGCCCGGGGGACCGGCGGGCCGCTCGGCTACGTGCTCGGTGGCCTATTCGGCATCTCGGCGCTGGGCATGCTGGCCGTGGGCTTCACCCAAAACTCCGGCGGACCAAACAAGAAGGAGCGTGCTGAGGAGCGCCGCGCCTATATGCGCCACCTCGCCTCGCACCGAACCAACGTCAAGAAGTCGGTCGCCGCGCAGCGCGAGGCGATGTACTACCGCCACCCCGACCCGGATCAGCTGTGGACAACGGCCGCCAGCTTCCGGCTCTGGGAGCGGCGCCGCGACGACGCGGACTTCGGCGTCGTACGCATCGGGCTCGGACCGCAGTCGCTCGCAACCCCGTTGGTGACGCCGCAGACTCGGCCACTGGACGAGCTAGAACCGATGTGCGCGGCGGCGTTGCGCCGGTTCGTCCGCACGTTCGCGATCATTCCCGACATGCCCGTGGCGATGGCGATCAACGGCTTCAGCCGGGTGTTTCTCACCGGCGACGAAGAAGCCGACCGCGCGGCTGCTCGATCGCTGCTCGCTCAGCTGGCGGTGCATCACTCGCCCGACGACGTCGCCATCGCAATCTGCACGGGAAACGCA
The nucleotide sequence above comes from Epidermidibacterium keratini. Encoded proteins:
- a CDS encoding WXG100 family type VII secretion target, with product MLTQLMNGLAPLESTWKGVGGSSFQQTKQTVESEAKKLSQALHGLGADIGLVGKVYATADSDAGQQMNTVASEASGITSGLSAGSA
- a CDS encoding S8 family serine peptidase, whose product is MTRGRPLRAALAAACIAWALGSVPPVWAAPSEDSAGSSSADQSESSDASPSSDAEGSESADPSATTSATPSGPGPACEQPPQATPPIVDVPWTMTTYGAPERIWPYATGAGITVAVVGTGVDAAHPQLLGKVATGYDVVRNVAEGNVDCAGQSTAVAGLIAAERINGYGFYGIAPDTTILPVRVTTSPQIIPPDSDKPLTADVLAAGIEVAASADPDVIVVPDIVFVDSGALVSAVVSALNSGIVIIAPVGDAHPTQPPDADMPSPEWLTPYPAAYDGVIGVGSVGQNGLRAQTSQVGPYVDLVAPGEGVISTGIGGHDVFKGTPFAAGYVAAAAALLLSEPEFSSAVSLAQRPAAVEQRLTGTASPVSGYFGALGYGAGLVDPYRALTEPMTGLAPASQAPYSEPAIDPDVAAREASSERAASNSSALGWISLAALAGALCVIWFVRRSRHHGFRPVIASPTDDVERDREVEFIPGEKLFGAPEEPK
- a CDS encoding WXG100 family type VII secretion target encodes the protein MSMDSTYAVDWNIQNDGVGSIGNAISALDSELSQINTDGNALKSTWESASARAAYDTRQKQWDDAGTQIKQALEKFKTNLGASAEIAQGAEKQNTNILSA
- the eccB gene encoding type VII secretion protein EccB — its product is MASRRDIYQSYQFTVQRVVSGLVLRETDPAQVPLRRLGGTMFASIMVAVIALAITGVIGVINPGGNKTWKSEGKVIVEEDTGAQFVWLKNPETGEFLLHPVLNLASGALLVGTSQIVEVSHASLEGAPRGPRLGIPDAPDSIPPTDDFLTGPWTLCSLPAQTQSGELVPSTALVVGRERSSGIPIDDSIAVVNDIEAGAVYLVWNGHRFLAADPTAVLTGLGLRDVPQIEAGTAMLTALPDGGTLAPSAPAGRGQPSSTASGLLVGQIVMTSSGSDASSYYLVLDEGLQAISEVQALITLADPTLSTAYPGAAIEAIEIPAAQANQLPHDQLGDPQFSDPPRVPPAPALVQGKTSTICASFSSGTAEIDIAVEAQVEGADTATATPQRTQNGAVLADQVLTPSGSAALVRSVMSPTAEEGPLYLVTDEGRKWAIPDDEALQSLGLTSVEPVLMPASLVARIPEGSALDKKAAGTPS
- the eccD gene encoding type VII secretion integral membrane protein EccD gives rise to the protein MTAPLNDGLAKITVATPTRRVDVALPESVPVIELMVTLLRISGDGLADDGQRTGGWILRTTDGDAIDFEKTLSEQSIRDGQILHLVPRQKDWPPLDYDDVVDAIATGARSQTRVWGAAATRRAGTVAAATALVLALALLATSGPPWRGPSLVAIGGAAALLATSYAFSRAFADQAAAMLASAGAVLFAGAGGLLLFAGTRSLTELEASHFLSAGALLTLTAILGIAAVGHRVELLVAGALVGVVTMISAALAYADAIGGISASAIALTLVLVVTPAWPLLSIRLGKLPVPPLPRTAEELLADPPQPALADVHGSVRRSDEILTGLLTGSAVVAVVTQFALALAGDISAFILVILASISSLLRARLFPTIRHRAPLLAAGILGLVATVLSVAGSTTTSYAYTLVPALLVVGLIVIGLSRYFAVQPPSPVLGRLADIFDVLIAVGIVPVMCLVVGLFGYLRGLYG